In Penicillium psychrofluorescens genome assembly, chromosome: 5, a single window of DNA contains:
- a CDS encoding uncharacterized protein (ID:PFLUO_007378-T1.cds;~source:funannotate) translates to MPSSTLTRDEVAKHNTEESLWCIIDHRVYDLTDFADAHPGGSVVLGQVAGQDATTEFYNLHRQEVLEKYREELCIGTIEGEKPEVIEPTIGALSPVPYAEPLWLRPQFKSPYYKESHRRLQKAVREFTDQYVTPEAQEKEQDGTYISQELIDRMAETNILAMRLGPGKHLHDRKLLGGAVDGKEFDYLHDLVVSQELVRANARGFQDGNMAGMAISLTAVQQWLRDPALKERVTGEVLTGQKKMCLAITEAFAGSDVAGLKTTAEKTPDGKHYIVNGTKKWITNGMFADYFVTGCRTDKGFSVLLIPRGEGVETKQIKTSYSTAAATAFVEFENVKVPVQNLLGEEHKGFVVIMSNFNHERFMMVGGVVRMSMTVVEECLKWCNQRIVFGKKLVEQPAIRQKLARMISLCESNQAWLESIAFQMCNMTYAEQATLLGGPIGLLKSHSTRAAQEIADHATNIFGGRGLTQSGMGKIIEMFHRTYKFDAILGGTEEILADLGVRQAMKKFPKAML, encoded by the exons ATGCCATCATCCACACTCACCCGCGACGAGGTCGCCAAACACAACACCGAGGAATCGCTCTGGTGCATCATCGACCACCGAGTGTACGACCTGACGGACTTCGCGGATGCCCACCCCGGCGGTAGTGTCGTGCTGGGCCAGGTAGCCGGTCAGGACGCCACGACCGAGTTTTATAATCTGCACCGCCAAGAAGTCCTTGAAAAGTACCGCGAAGAACTCTGCATCGGCACAatcgagggcgagaagcccGAGGTCATCGAGCCCACCATTGGCGCGCTCAGCCCCGTCCCCTACGCCGAGCCGTTGTGGCTGCGCCCGCAATTCAAGAGTCCTTACTACAAAGAGAGCCATCGACGTCTGCAGAAAGCCGTGCGAGAGTTCACGGATCAGTACGTTACGCCCGAGGCacaggagaaggagcaaGATGGCACCTATATCAGCCAAGAATTGATCGACCGCATGGCGGAGACGAATATTCTAGCTATGCGATTGGGCCCTGGCAAGCATCTTCATGACCGGAAGTTGCTGGGTGGTGCCGTTGACGGGAAGGAGTTTGATTATCTGCATGATTTGGTGGTTTCGCAGGAACTGGTCCGGGCCAATGCGCGAG GTTTCCAGGATGGAAACATGGCCGGCATGGCCATCAGTTTGACGGCCGTGCAGCAGTGGTTACGAGACCCGGCTCTGAAGGAGCGTGTAACGGGAGAGGTCTTGAccggccagaagaagatgtgTCTGGCCATCACCGAGGCATTTGCGGGTAGTGATGTCGCAGGTCTCAAGACTACGGCTGAGAAAACCCCAGATGGGAAGCATTACATTGTTAATGGCACCAA GAAATGGATCACCAACGGAATGTTCGCCGATTACTTTGTTACTGGCTGCCGAACTGACAAAGGGTTCTCTGTGCTGTTGATTCCGCGTGGGGAAGGTGTCGAGACCAAGCAGATCAAGACCTCGTACTCGACCGCAGCGGCCACGGCATTCGTTGAGTTTGAGAATGTGAAGGTGCCGGTGCAGAACCTGCTCGGAGAAGAACACAAGGGATTTGTTGTCATTATGAGCAACTTCAACCACGAACGTTTCATGATGGTCGGGGGTGTCGTGCGCATGTCCATGACGGTCGTGGAGGAGTGTCTGAAATGGTGCAACCAGCGCATCGTGTTTGGCAAGAAGCTGGTTGAGCAGCCCGCGATCCGCCAGAA ACTCGCCCGCATGATTTCCCTTTGCGAATCCAACCAGGCCTGGCTCGAGTCCATTGCCTTCCAGATGTGCAACATGACCTATGCCGAGCAGGCCACGCTTCTGGGTGGACCGATTGGATTGCTGAAGTCGCACTCAACTCGCGCTGCCCAGGAAATTGCCGACCATGCTACTAATATCTTTGGTGGCCGTGGCCTGACACAGTCTGGAATGGGCAAGATCATCGAGATGTTCCACCGCACATACAAGTTCGATGCCATCCTGGGTGGCACTGAGGAGATTCTGGCAGACCTGGGAGTGCGGCAGGCCATGAAGAAATTCCCCAAGGCAATGCTGTAG
- a CDS encoding uncharacterized protein (ID:PFLUO_007379-T1.cds;~source:funannotate): MTADPLQQENVLSFAARAIHPEGGDQPNLKTSYEAVALIGHACMAAANFRLVGLGEDHTIEPSTSPLTLPAEWNANTTFAFRYAHEQSSMQYLLKVSRLGNNAVIFALALGDDRTSSFDIPAKDYISDSALPLSSTDNITGALRDVFISHARLNDLIGLFKINVIQKLAPGLYKEGYDPTTQEAQREPPQGQGRRRDPLRDDSLPQPARPYPFDDPLAAAPRRPNPPGDFAPPGFEDEYEINRPPRGYLPSFRGERNPYNIGDRDLYPAGLGPNDPFRGTMGPGFGSGGGGMHPTFDDPLFGGQGGSGGYDPRAPPGARYDPPGPGQAPFGSNRGPFGGHGSGGGFGGMGGGFGGDII; this comes from the exons ATGACAGCAGATCCACTCCAGCAGGAAAACGTCCTGAGCTTCGCAGCCAGAGCTATCCACCCCGAGGGTGGGGACCAGCCGAACCTCAAAACATCATATGAAGCGGTGGCTCTGATCGGCCATGCTTGCATGGCAGCAGCCAACTTCAGACTGGTAGGCCTGGGAGAAGATCACACCATTG AACCATCCACTAGTCCTCTCACTCTCCCCGCGGAATGGAACGCCAACACCACCTTTGCCTTTCGCTATGCCCATGAACAATCTTCGATGCAATACCTTCTCAAAGTGAGCCGACTAGGCAACAACGCCGTGATATTTGCTTTGGCTCTGGGCGATGACCGAACTTCCTCGTTCGATATTCCCGCCAAAGATTACATCTCCGACTCTGcgctccctctctcctccacaGACAATATTACAGGTGCCCTGCGGGACGTGTTCATATCGCATGCTCGCTTGAACGATCTGATCGGGCTGTTTAAGATCAATGTGATCCAGAAACTCGCCCCGGGACTATACAAGGAGGGCTACGACCCTACAACCCAGGAGGCGCAGCGAGAGCCGCCTCAAGGACAGGGACGGCGACGTGACCCACTGCGTGATGACTCGCTTCCCCAACCCGCCCGTCCATACCCGTTCGATGACCCGCTGGCAGCCGCTCCTCGTCGACCCAATCCTCCTGGCGACTTTGCCCCGCCTGGGTTTGAAGATGAGTACGAGATCAACCGCCCACCACGAGGGTATCTGCCTAGCTTTCGGGGAGAAAGGAATCCATACAATATCGGGGATCGGGATCTCTACCCCGCTGGACTCGGTCCTAATGATCCCTTCCGAGGCACCATGGGCCCTGGCTTTGGATcgggcggcggcggcatgcACCCTACCTTTGACGATCCTCTCTTCGGAGGACAgggtggcagcggcggctATGATCCTCGAGCGCCACCGGGAGCCAGATATGATCCCCCCGGACCAGGGCAAGCGCCATTTGGAAGCAATCGAGGACCTTTTGGTGGACATGGATCGGGCGGAGGCTTTGGAGGAATGGGcggtgggtttggagggGACATAATTTGA
- a CDS encoding uncharacterized protein (ID:PFLUO_007380-T1.cds;~source:funannotate): MDNNMEIDTARSPEPHHLSPTSDPGSIPTLDGWIESLMTCKQLAEDDVRRLCDRAREVLQDESNVQPVKCPVTVCGDIHGQFHDLMELFRIGGPNPDTNYLFMGDYVDRGYYSVETVTLLVCLKIRYPQRITILRGNHESRQITQVYGFYDECLRKYGNANVWKYFTDLFDYLPLTALIENQIFCLHGGLSPSIDTLDNIRSLDRIQEVPHEGPMCDLLWSDPDDRCGWGISPRGAGYTFGQDISEAFNHNNGLTLVARAHQLVMEGYNWSQDRNVVTIFSAPNYCYRCGNQAAIMEIDEHLKYTFLQFDPCPRAGEPMVSRRTPDYFL, encoded by the exons ATGGACAACAACATGGAAATTGATACCGCACGGTCGCCCGAGCCACACCACTTGTCCCCAACAAGCGACCCCGGATCCATACCGACTCTGGATGGGTGGATTGAGAGTTTGATGACGTGCAAGCAATTAGCAGAGGACGATGTGCGGCGACTGTGCGATCGG GCACGAGAGGTATTGCAGGATGAATCGAACGTCCAGCCAGTG AAATGCCCAGTGACAGTGTGCGGTGACATACACGGCCAATTCCACGACCTAATGGAGCTCTTCCGCATTGGCGGCCCAAATCCAGACACAAACTACCTTTTCATGG GCGACTACGTCGATCGTGGCTACTATTCCGTCGAGACAGTGACCCTGCTGGTGTGCCTGAAGATCCGCTACCCGCAGCGTATTACCATCCTCCGTGGGAACCACGAGTCCCGCCAGATCACCCAGGTTTACGGGTTTTACGACGAGTGCTTGCGCAAATACGGCAATGCCAACGTGTGGAAATACTTCACCGACCTCTTCGACTACCTCCCCCTCACTGCTCTCATCGAAAACCAGATTTTCTGTCTGCATGGTGGGCTGAGCCCGTCCATCGACACTCTCGACAATATCCGGTCCCTCGACCGCATCCAAGAAGTGCCCCACGAGGGCCCTATGTGTGACTTACTGTGGAGTGATCCGGATGATCGATGCGGATGGGGTATTTCGCCTCGAGGTGCTGGGTACACCTTTGGGCAGGACATTTCAGAGGCGTTTAACCACAACAACGGCTTGACTCTGGTGGCACGGGCGCATCAGCTGGTGATGGAGGGATATAACTGGTCGCAGGATCGGAACGTGGTGACCATTTTCTCTG CGCCGAACTACTGTTACCGCTGCGGTAACCAAGCTGCGATTATGGAGATTGACGAGCACTTGAAATACACATT CCTACAATTTGACCCTTGTCCCCGGGCGGGAGAACCGATGGTCTCGAGGCGCACGCCGGACTATTTCCTGTGA
- a CDS encoding uncharacterized protein (ID:PFLUO_007381-T1.cds;~source:funannotate), which yields MPSTSSLSDPKEYQKIFHWAETQKDGAIPSFNTRRNDPYEYQSGFGNAVSESSFSSEAIPGTIPQGQNSPRNVRFGLYAEQITATAFVAPRHANKKAWLYRARPAVAHQGFTELPDNKDTESNFLPLNPRIHVSPTQLAWHPFEISTSENVDFVSGLKTIAGSGDPTLREGLATHVYVANTSMTKKAFVNSDGEYLIVPQQGALDIQTEFGPLFVQPGEIVVIPRGLRFRVEIPDGPSRGYILEVWGTHFELPELGPLGANGLANTRDFLSPTARYEVVQEPWEIIYKLGGKFFKSTQNHSPFDVVAWHGNYVPYKYDLTKFVNVGSISVDHIDPSIFCVLTAKSRDLTAPLADLLIFSPRWDVASHTYRPPYYHRNVASELMGLIYGEYGGRSDAFKPGSVSFECGSEFMLLYDLGYLLIVMTTVVPHGVAYEEFKAASDNQPPVMQISEASIAFMFESSRPFTITDYAWNSDKKHEHEPKMWDNLVDNFSSHAKEIEEILAKAKNALKMSTTELESPRLFEVKGYVAVVTGASSGIGLMAAQTLAANGARVYAIGRREEVLETVAEKFSSNGQIIPLPGDISHTDAVVDIVTELTAREDKGINILINTSGVTSEPHAKAESASIDFTDADAVGKWMVRDGAHAWRMAYAGNVAAHHFLTAALLPLLDKGQQATAPGHTSTILNVASLAGVTKTHSQGQFAYSSSKAALLHLTREWAHTFMPLGIRVNCIAPGLFPSELNTERTAGEAHRSKLAGAGEKFPAGRIGRGSDVGGVVLYLCSRAGSYVNGQIINLDGGLLLKSPGTM from the exons ATGCCTTCAACAAGCTCCCTGTCGGATCCCAAAGAATATCAGAAGATATTCCATTGGGCCGAGACGCAGAAGGACGGAGCCATCCCTTCCTTCAACACAAGGCGTAACGATCCATATGAG TACCAATCTGGATTTGGCAATGC TGTCTCCGAGTCCAGCTTCTCGTCCGAAGCAATTCCCGGCACCATTCCACAGGGTCAGAACAGTCCACGCAATGTTCGTTTTGGGTTGTATGCCGAGCAAATCACTGCCACAGCCTTTGTTGCCCCTCGCCATGCCAACAAGAAGGCATGGCTGTATCGAGCGCGGCCGGCAGTGGCACACCAGGGCTTT ACGGAACTCCCAGATAACAAAGATACCGAGTCGaacttcttgcccttgaatCCTCGCATCCACGTCTCTCCGACTCAGCTGGCGTGGCATCCATTCGAGATCTCCACCAGTGAAAATGTCGATTTCGTCTCCGGCTTGAAGACTATTGCTGGATCAGGCGACCCCACGCTGCGCGAGGGCCTTGCTACTCATGTCTACGTTGCTAATACCAGCATGACGAAGAAAGCCTTTGTCAACTCAGACGGTGAGTACCTGATCGTTCCGCAGCAGGGTGCTCTGGATATCCAAACCGAGTTCGGCCCTCTCTTTGTCCAGCCTGGTGAGATTGTTGTCATCCCGCGCGGTCTCCGCTTCCGTGTTGAAATCCCTGATGGTCCCTCGCGTGGTTACATCCTTGAGGTCTGGGGCACTCACTTCGAGCTCCCCGAGCTGGGTCCCCTAGGTGCCAATGGGCTTGCCAATACGCGGGACTTTTTGAGTCCCACTGCTCGGTATGAGGTTGTCCAGGAGCCGTGGGAGATTATCTATAAGCTTGGCggcaagttcttcaagagCACGCAAAACCATAGTCCATTCGATGTTGTAGCTTGGCATGGTAATTAT GTCCCCTACAAATACGATTTGACCAAGTTCGTCAATGTCGGCTCCATATCAGTTGATCACATTGACCCATCTATCTTCTGCGTGCTAACGGCCAAGTCGCGGGACTTGACCGCGCCGTTGGCGGATCTGCTTATTTTCTCCCCTAGGTGGGATGTTGCATCTC ACACCTACCGCCCCCCTTATTATCACCGCAACGTTGCCTCTGAACTTATGGGTCTCATCTATGGCGAGTACGGTGGCCGCTCCGACGCTTTCAAGCCTGGCAGTGTGTCCTTTGAATGCGGAAGTGAGTTTATGCTATTGTATGATCTCGGCTATTTACTGATCGTCATGACCACAGTGGTCCCTCATGGTGTCGCTTACGAGGAGTTCAAGGCTGCAAGCGACAATCAACCGCCCGTCATGCAGATTTCTGAAGCTTCCATTGCCTTCATGTTCGAGTCTAGCCGCCCgttcaccatcaccgactATGCGTGGAACAGTGATAAGAAGCATGAGCACGAGCCCAAGATGTGGGATAACTTGGTGGATAACTTTTCTTCCCATGccaaggagattgaggagattctggccaaggcgaagaatGCCCT CAAAATGAGCACCACCGAACTCGAGTCTCCCCGCCTTTTCGAAGTAAAAGGCTACGTCGCGGTAGTCACCGGCGCAAGCAGCGGTATCGGGCTAATGGCCGCGCAGACGCTTGCTGCCAACGGGGCGCGCGTGTACGCCATCGGACGCCGGGAAGAAGTACTGGAGACTGTTGCCGAGAAGTTTTCGAGCAACGGCCAGATCATCCC CCTTCCAGGAGACATCTCCCACACCGACGCAGTGGTTGACATTGTCACGGAACTCACAGCCCGGGAAGACAAGGGGATCAACATCCTGATCAACACATCAGGCGTCACCTCCGAGCCGCACGCCAAAGCCGAGTCCGCGTCCATCGATTTCACAGACGCAGACGCAGTGGGCAAATGGATGGTCCGTGACGGTGCCCACGCATGGCGCATGGCCTACGCGGGCAATGTGGCCGCGCACCACTTCCTGACCGCTGCgctgctcccgctgctcgATAAGGGACAGCAGGCCACGGCGCCGGGGCACACGAGCACGATCCTCAACGTGGCGAGTCTGGCGGGCGTGACGAAGACACATTCGCAGGGCCAGTTTGCGTATAGCTCGAGTAAGGCCGCGCTGTTGCATCTCACGCGGGAGTGGGCGCATACGTTCATGCCTCTAGGTATTAGGGTTAATTGCATTGCGCCCGGCTTGTTTCCGTCAGAGCTGAATACGGAACGGACGGCTGGGGAAGCGCACAGGTCGAAGCtggctggggctggggaGAAGTTTCCTGCTG GGCGCATTGGTCGAGGATCAGATGTCGGCGGCGTCGTACTCTATCTCTGTTCTCGGGCTGGGTCGTATGTCAATGGACAGATCATTAACCTGGATGGAG GACTGCTGCTTAAATCTCCGGGGACAATGTGA
- a CDS encoding uncharacterized protein (ID:PFLUO_007382-T1.cds;~source:funannotate), with protein sequence MALPGLHHRKLNATFKGIQRDDEDTPVHQFRGIKYASIPGRFEKALRVDNFEGRIIDASKYGPRCPQADVDVKHLLRIPEDFTIAPELEDEFECLNLEITCPPVSSESGPLPVLVWIHGGSQVNTFCSAASKICDPTKIVVDSIKERKPVIFVSINYRLNIFGFGDGREKNLALKDQRLGIDWVRENIGAFGGDPKNITLSGESAGAVYVHAHLITGPPVKRAVLASGTLYLSSPLPVERGNGLIKTLEANVQELGQPSLRESSVSVLIQALKKCNVNTMWIQEDPELENWETRPEQVEELMIGDTEYESVIWRNGIELLDGDTITAAFEDGQWGTKLRKMYQIVPNRPTASKLGALDFVNDARYTLPIEVVAEKLHAVGKRVFKYVIDQPNPWQPSSRSHHAVDLLFLFNGVDLSFNPTAQAVGREMRQRWIRFVNGENPWSVESRFAFGPLGECREINEDQFADRRRVNHCKALQEAGIDVYLPIVFALTAGRISLLN encoded by the exons ATGGCACTTCCGGGGCTACACCACCGAAAGCTGAATGCCACCTTCAAGGGCATCCAGCGCGATGACGAGGATACTCCCGTTCATCAATTTCGCGGTATCAAGTATGCTTCGATTCCGGGACGATTTGAAAAGGCTCTTCGGGTCGATAACTTCGAGGGACGTATTATCGACGCTTCAAAATACGG ACCACGCTGTCCCCAGGCTGATGTCGATGTGAAGCATTTACTTCGCATCCCGGAAGATTTTACCATTGCGCCTGAGTTAGAGGATGAGTTCGAATGCCTTAATTTGGAAATTACATGCCCGCCGGTGTCGTCTGAGTCTGGGCCTCTGCCAGTTTTGGTCTGGATTCATG GTGGCTCGCAAGTGAATACATTTTGCTCTGCTGCATCCAAGATCTGTG ATCCCACCAAAATTGTTGTCGATTCAATTAAAGAGAGGAAACCAGTCATATTTGTCTCCATCAATTACCGTCTGAATAtcttcggcttcggcgaCGGACGGGAGAAAAACCTCGCCCTCAAAGACCAGCGTCTGGGTATTGACTGGGTACGAGAGAATATCGGAGCCTTTGGTGGTGATCCT AAAAATATCACATTATCTGGAGAAAGTGCTGGAGCCGTCTATGTCCATGCCCATCTCATCACTGGCCCGCCAGTGAAGCGGGCGGTGCTGGCATCCGGAACTCTTTACCTCTCATCCCCTCTACCAGTGGAACGAGGAAACGGACTCATCAAGACTCTAGAGGCAAATGTTCAAGAACTCGGCCAACCGTCACTGCGAGAGTCCTCTGTTTCTGTGTTGATCCAAGCATTGAAAAAATGCAATGTGAATACAATGTGGATACaggaagacccagagctgGAGAATTGGGAGACTCGACCTGAGCAAGTTGAAGAGCTCATGATCGGGGACACTGAGTATGAA TCTGTTATCTGGCGAAATGGCatcgagctcctcgatggAGACACTATCACCGCAGCATTCGAAGACGGGCAATGGGGCAccaagctgcgcaagatgTATCAAATTGTGCCTAATCGCCCGACAGCTAGTAAGCTAGGCGCTCTAGATTTTGTCAACGACGCGCGCTACACTCTCCCTATCGAAGTGGTCGCTGAAAAGCTTCATGCTGTCGGCAAGCGAGTCTTCAAATACGTGATCGACCAGCCTAATCCCTGGCAGCCGTCCAGCCGCTCGCACCATGCGGTCGACCTTCTGTTCCTTTTCAATGGCGTCGATCTTTCATTCAATCCTACTGCACAAGCTGTTGGTCGGGAGATGCGACAACGTTGGATCCGGTTTGTGAACGGTGAGAATCCCTGGTCTGTAGAAAGCAGGTTTGCGTTCGGACCGCTAGGCGAATGCAGGGAAATCAACGAGGATCAATTTGCTGATCGACGACGAGTCAATCATTGCAAAGCACTGCAGGAGGCCGGGATAGATGTGTATTTACCTATTGTGTTTGCTCTGACCGCTGGGCGCATCAGTTTGTTGAATTAG
- a CDS encoding uncharacterized protein (ID:PFLUO_007383-T1.cds;~source:funannotate), which produces MRPWRWPGSRREPRTPTRPRLVKLRSSRWFILFVVAFAASTDIFLYGLIVPVAPTALEQRVGIAKKDIQPWTSTLLALYAAALLAFSPISGYVADRFESRRLPMLAGLVAIGGATALLCVGTNIGLWIAGRLFQGAAGAVVWTVGVALMVDTVGKEGLGQAIGSVSLSLTLGTLAGPLLGGVLYEDGGYYAVFGLAFGLLALDVFLRLVLIEKKDARKWLEDEKEQSAEPGKVEKPLAEATPAPETPETAHDTQSDTQPVAPKRRPFGRLAVLLSSSRLIVSLWGYFVLSLVLSSLDSVLPIFVQETFGWQQAGQGLIFVPCMVPHVLDPLVGYIIDRYPKTPRYLTSAGFFCCLPLMVLLRLVKENTMHDKILLCALLALIGCCIALTMTPLVTEVSLAVKEKEEISPDIFGRGGAMALAFGLSNMGFAAGNLIGPFFAGFIRKEAGWGTMGWALGLLVGVSGVPSLLIMGGWIMRKPKPQVESPSAPGISS; this is translated from the exons ATGCGACCGTGGAGGTGGCCGGGTTCCCGCCGTGAGCCACGGACGCCCACGCGACCGAGGCTCGTGAAGCTAAGATCGTCGAGATGGTTCATTCTATTTGTCGTTGCGTTTGCGGCTTCGACG GATATTTTTCTCTATGGCTTG ATTGTTCCGGTTGCCCCTACTGCTTTGGAACAGAGAGTTGGGATCGCAAAGAAAGATA TTCAACCATGGACCTCTACTCTCCTGGCCCTATATGCAGCCGCCTTGTTGGCCTTTTCTC CCATCAGCGGCTACGTCGCTGACCGATTCGAGTCTCGGCGATTGCCCATGCTCGCTGGTCTGGTTGCGATCGGCGGAGCAACAGCGCTGCTATGCGTCGGAACTAACATCGGACTATGGATCGCTGGCCGCTTGTTCCAAGGTGCCGCTGGGGCTGTCGTCTGGACTGTCGGAGTCGCTCTGATGGTCGACACTGTCGGCAAAGAAGGGCTTGGCCAAGCAATCGGCTCTGTTTCTTTGTCACTAACCCTCGGCACGCTGGCTGGCCCCTTGCTTGGTGGTGTGCTCTATGAGGACGGCGGATACTACGCGGTATTTGGATTGGCTTTTGGCCTGCTCGCCTTGGACGTTTTTCTGCGCTTGGTATTGattgaaaaaaaagatgccAGGAAATGGCTCGAAGATGAGAAGGAGCAGTCTGCGGAACCTGGAAAAGTTGAGAAGCCCTTAGCAGAGGCTACACCAGCTCCTGAGACGCCAGAAACTGCCCATGATACACAAAGCGATACACAACCCGTTGCACCCAAACGGCGTCCATTTGGGCGGCTCGCTGTTCTGCTCAGCTCTAGCCGCCTCATCGTATCCCTCTGGGGATACTTCGTCCTATCACTCGTGTTGTCTTCCCTCGACAGTGTACTTCCTATTTTCGTTCAAGAGACATTTGGCTGGCAACAAGCCGGACAAGGTCTGATCTTCGTTCCGTGCATGGTGCCGCACGTCTTGGACCCGCTGGTCGGGTATATCATCGATCGATATCCAAAAACTCCTCGCTACCTCACCTCCGCCGGGTTCTTCTGCTGCCTTCCGCTGATGGTGTTACTCCGCCTCGTGAAAGAAAACACGATGCACGATAAAATTCTTCTCTGTGCCCTTCTCGCCCTTATCGGTTGTTGTATTGCTCTGACCATGACCCCCCTCGTTACGGAGGTCTCCCTCGCGGtcaaagagaaagaggagataTCTCCTGATATCTTTGGTCGTGGCGGTGCAATGGCTCTTGCTTTTGGTCTTTCGAACATGGGCTTTGCGGCAGGAAATCTGATCGGTCCCTTCTTCGCGGGGTTCATTCGCAAAGAGGCTGGATGGGGCACTATGGGCTGGGCACTGGGTTTGTTGGTTGGAGTGTCTGGTGTCCCATCGCTGTTGATTATGGGAGGGTGGATTATGAGAAAGCCGAAGCCCCAAGTGGAAAGTCCTTCTGCACCGGGGATTTCTTCATAA
- a CDS encoding uncharacterized protein (ID:PFLUO_007384-T1.cds;~source:funannotate), producing the protein MVRITLLAAALSAIATQCSASIHPPHPYPASPFLGQIAEQMALPGVAWTANGTHHAKGYTTKSMEMTYAKGMREDCENVNLNMKLSTNFRSDVFGPGVKGYFYKCEKINPETNQYWFTITSGNSTHIDRLCSQKTPYPITYDSQHSTWWIDEPFTCTQQWRPLMGEGEHRGRH; encoded by the coding sequence ATGGTCCGCATTACCCTCCTGGCGGCAGCTCTGAGCGCCATTGCCACTCAATGTTCTGCATCGATCCACCCTCCTCACCCTTACCCTGCAAGCCCATTCCTCGGGCAGATCGCCGAGCAAATGGCCCTGCCCGGAGTCGCCTGGACAGCCAACGGCACCCACCACGCCAAGGGCTATACTACCAAGTCCATGGAAATGACCTATGCGAAGGGCATGCGCGAAGATTGCGAAAATGTCAACCTCAACATGAAGCTGTCGACCAATTTCCGCAGCGACGTCTTCGGCCCCGGCGTCAAGGGCTACTTCTACAAGtgcgagaagatcaacccCGAGACCAACCAGTACTGGTTCACAATCACCTCGGGCAATTCGACCCACATCGACCGGCTGTGTAGCCAGAAGACGCCGTACCCGATTACCTACGACTCGCAGCATAGTACTTGGTGGATCGATGAGCCGTTTACTTGCACCCAGCAATGGAGGCCGCTGATGGGTGAAGGTGAGCACCGGGGTCGTCACTAG
- a CDS encoding uncharacterized protein (ID:PFLUO_007385-T1.cds;~source:funannotate) has product MVYLLLPQGIPVLDAVLGKFLNVRRVDVFDFHDTNEEKRCFNLNREIVSTDAIPKVVHVIWLSPELTFINYLTVRSARISIMPDKLFFHYTTLNETNEWFCKLHSDITLVRHDLAEEYPRQIKENWNIAHVADVLRLDIIQQSGGIYFDMDMIVLRSFDNLLQSDRDVVLGNEGGDRRGLCNGVILGRKNSSFIKRWIDSYSNFSPKEWNYHSVVYPKLLSLWYPQEICTLSPVAFFWPTWTKRHVQYMYESITEEEAEVLQHTLAINEGSLYPNQLTYHAWSHSARVYLESLTPEIVKTRNTRFNVLVRRFVD; this is encoded by the coding sequence ATGGTCTATCTTCTTTTGCCTCAGGGCATCCCAGTCCTGGACGCAGTTCTGGGCAAATTCCTCAACGTTCGACGAGTGGACGTTTTCGACTTCCACGACACTAACGAGGAAAAACGATGCTTCAACCTCAACCGTGAGATTGTTTCGACAGACGCCATCCCCAAGGTCGTCCATGTCATCTGGCTCAGTCCAGAGCTCACCTTCATCAACTACCTCACGGTCAGATCTGCCCGCATATCGATCATGCCAGACAAATTATTCTTCCACTACACCACTCTTAATGAGACCAATGAGTGGTTTTGCAAACTGCACAGCGATATCACTCTTGTTCGCCATGACCTCGCTGAAGAATATCCACGTCAAATCAAAGAGAACTGGAATATCGCCCATGTTGCTGATGTTCTTCGActcgacatcatccagcagTCCGGCGGGATATACTTCGACATGGATATGATAGTCCTCCGTTCTTTCGACAACCTTTTGCAGAGTGACCGAGATGTGGTGCTAGGAAACGAAGGTGGTGATCGCCGTGGGCTCTGCAACGGCGTTATCCTCGGTCGCAAAAACTCGTCATTCATTAAACGGTGGATCGACAGCTACAGCAACTTCTCCCCCAAGGAATGGAACTACCATTCGGTTGTTTATCCAAAACTACTGTCCCTTTGGTATCCGCAAGAGATTTGTACTCTGTCACCCGTGGCTTTCTTCTGGCCGACCTGGACAAAGAGGCATGTCCAGTACATGTACGAGTCAATTACCGAAGAGGAAGCTGAGGTCTTGCAGCATACTCTTGCAATCAATGAGGGTAGTCTTTACCCGAACCAGCTAACTTACCATGCCTGGAGTCATTCAGCCAGAGTGTACCTGGAATCGCTCACCCCGGAGATCGTGAAGACGCGGAATACTCGATTTAATGTCTTAGTGCGGCGCTTTGTGGACTAG